Proteins encoded in a region of the Spiribacter sp. 1M189 genome:
- a CDS encoding phytoene/squalene synthase family protein: MNPRDVLARHASSFHMASRLLRPGDVDDVAVLYAVCRLIDDIADESTDGAGRIEDFIDALEAHEPERIPVDGFGEMVRRRALATAPLVTLARTAAKEADEGCLINDEQELLDYCYGVAGTVGELMCPLLGADPIRGRDAAVSLGIAMQLTNISRDVLEDARRGRRYLPGQWIGQLSADAIATARPVHREPVRSAIRRVVDLAETHYARAETGMGLIPLRNRMAIRVAARLYRAIGLRVRDGGCRYWEGRVSLSHRERRRLAMHTVARPRLDTGASDRPA, encoded by the coding sequence ATGAACCCGCGTGACGTCCTGGCGCGGCATGCCAGCAGCTTCCACATGGCGAGCCGACTGCTGCGCCCCGGAGATGTCGATGACGTGGCCGTCCTCTATGCCGTCTGCCGTCTTATTGACGACATCGCCGACGAATCCACGGATGGTGCGGGGCGCATCGAGGACTTCATCGATGCCCTGGAAGCCCACGAACCGGAACGCATCCCGGTGGATGGCTTTGGCGAGATGGTCCGGCGACGGGCACTGGCCACGGCGCCGTTGGTGACACTCGCCCGTACCGCGGCGAAGGAAGCCGATGAGGGCTGTCTTATCAATGACGAGCAGGAGCTGCTGGATTACTGCTACGGCGTGGCCGGCACGGTGGGTGAACTGATGTGCCCACTACTCGGGGCGGATCCGATTCGCGGGCGGGATGCGGCGGTATCACTCGGAATCGCCATGCAGCTCACGAACATCTCTCGTGATGTGCTCGAGGATGCCCGCCGCGGCCGACGTTATCTGCCCGGGCAGTGGATCGGGCAGCTCTCCGCCGATGCGATTGCGACCGCCAGGCCGGTCCATCGCGAGCCGGTGCGCAGTGCAATCCGACGTGTCGTTGATCTTGCCGAAACGCACTATGCCCGGGCCGAGACCGGCATGGGGCTGATTCCGCTGCGCAATCGCATGGCGATCCGTGTCGCCGCCCGACTCTACCGCGCCATTGGTCTGCGCGTCCGAGACGGTGGATGCCGCTACTGGGAGGGTCGGGTCTCACTCAGCCATCGCGAGCGGCGCCGGCTCGCGATGCACACGGTAGCGCGGCCACGGCTCGATACCGGAGCCAGCGATCGGCCGGCATGA